A window of Streptomyces sp. N50 contains these coding sequences:
- a CDS encoding NAD(P)-dependent oxidoreductase, producing the protein MDALPTLAVIGIGRISRPMVVRLRRAGHSVTVTNRTRARALDVAAETGARVLGTPREAATSADIVIVCLTDDTAVGEVYHGPDGILAGVRPGTTVLETSTIAPQTVRTLAPLVRERGATLLGTPVSGSVELATRGELTFLVGGPEEALDQVRPVMDVLATRVLHFGESGNGNIVKLAINSLLLSMATALSEALVLAERAGIDRAAAYDAFTQSAAAAPFVLYNRDNFVRPQEAAIHMTLSLVAKDLTLIDALASSVGAPMAQLDANRKLIDQAMAAGLEDRDGVSVLAELLRHNATTQARQQPGQPNPSR; encoded by the coding sequence ATGGACGCCCTGCCCACGCTGGCCGTGATCGGCATCGGCCGCATCAGCCGCCCCATGGTGGTGCGCCTGCGCCGGGCAGGGCACAGCGTGACCGTGACCAACCGGACCCGGGCCCGCGCCCTCGACGTCGCGGCAGAGACCGGCGCCCGCGTGCTCGGCACCCCGCGCGAGGCGGCCACCTCCGCCGACATCGTCATCGTCTGTCTGACCGACGACACGGCGGTGGGCGAGGTCTATCACGGGCCCGACGGCATCCTCGCCGGGGTACGCCCGGGAACAACCGTCCTGGAGACCAGCACCATCGCCCCGCAGACGGTCAGGACCCTGGCACCGCTGGTTCGCGAACGCGGCGCCACTCTCCTCGGCACACCGGTGTCCGGCTCCGTCGAACTCGCCACACGGGGCGAACTCACCTTCCTGGTCGGCGGCCCCGAAGAAGCACTCGACCAGGTACGCCCCGTCATGGACGTCCTGGCCACCCGCGTCCTCCACTTCGGGGAATCGGGCAACGGCAACATCGTGAAACTCGCGATCAACTCACTGCTGCTGTCCATGGCAACAGCCTTGTCCGAAGCGCTGGTTCTGGCAGAACGCGCCGGGATCGACCGCGCCGCCGCCTACGACGCCTTCACCCAGAGCGCGGCCGCGGCACCCTTCGTGCTCTACAACCGCGACAACTTCGTACGACCACAGGAAGCGGCCATCCACATGACGCTGTCGCTGGTCGCCAAGGACCTGACGCTGATCGACGCCCTGGCATCGTCCGTGGGAGCGCCCATGGCCCAACTGGACGCGAACCGCAAGCTCATCGACCAGGCGATGGCCGCAGGACTGGAAGACCGCGACGGCGTCTCCGTCCTGGCCGAACTCCTGCGGCACAACGCCACGACCCAGGCACGACAGCAGCCGGGACAGCCGAATCCCAGCCGTTGA
- a CDS encoding Gfo/Idh/MocA family oxidoreductase — protein sequence MRIGLLGTGPWARMAHAPALSGHDAWDFAGVWGRRPDAAKELADQHGVPAYDDVDALLADVDAVAVALPPSIQAELAVRAARAGRYLLLDKPLAPTVEQGRAVVDAVRETGVASVVFFTTRFQPETEAWITEQAAAEGWFTGRAEWLGSVFTSDSPFAASPWRQEKGALWDVGPHALSVLLPVLGDVRRVAAAVRGPGDTVVLVLDHVGGASSTLTLSLTAPTAAAGATVELRGTAGVTSLPNSSGDAVSALVRAADALGEAVRTGRPHPCDALFGLRVTEILAEAEAMVDSEPV from the coding sequence ATGCGCATCGGACTGCTCGGCACCGGCCCTTGGGCCCGGATGGCACACGCCCCCGCCCTCAGTGGGCACGACGCGTGGGACTTCGCGGGCGTCTGGGGCCGCCGCCCCGACGCCGCCAAGGAGTTGGCCGACCAGCACGGCGTACCGGCCTACGACGATGTCGACGCCCTGCTCGCGGACGTGGACGCCGTCGCCGTGGCACTGCCGCCGTCGATCCAGGCCGAGTTGGCGGTGCGGGCCGCGCGGGCGGGTCGGTATCTGCTGCTGGACAAGCCCCTCGCGCCGACGGTGGAGCAGGGACGGGCCGTGGTCGACGCGGTGCGCGAGACCGGGGTCGCGTCGGTCGTGTTCTTCACCACCCGCTTCCAGCCGGAGACCGAGGCGTGGATCACCGAACAGGCAGCCGCGGAGGGCTGGTTCACCGGCCGGGCCGAGTGGCTCGGCTCGGTGTTCACCAGTGACAGCCCGTTCGCGGCCTCGCCCTGGCGACAGGAGAAGGGCGCGCTGTGGGACGTGGGCCCGCATGCCCTGTCCGTGCTGCTGCCGGTCCTCGGTGACGTCCGCCGGGTTGCCGCGGCCGTGCGGGGTCCCGGCGACACGGTCGTGCTGGTCCTCGACCACGTCGGCGGTGCGTCCAGCACGCTGACGCTGAGCCTCACCGCGCCGACCGCGGCGGCGGGAGCCACGGTCGAACTGCGCGGTACGGCCGGGGTGACCAGCCTTCCGAACAGCTCGGGCGACGCGGTGTCCGCCCTGGTCCGGGCCGCCGACGCGCTGGGCGAAGCCGTACGCACAGGTCGGCCGCACCCGTGCGACGCGCTCTTCGGGCTCCGGGTCACCGAGATCCTGGCCGAGGCCGAGGCGATGGTGGACAGCGAGCCTGTCTGA